The proteins below are encoded in one region of Pseudoduganella armeniaca:
- a CDS encoding flavodoxin family protein has protein sequence MTDDKAAPEVRTGQAPGKLARNEFHLKFQASFSDPRFEPLRQDIARLEEVAWQNYQDSRKAPVTQKAGPGCADPDYDLSVEWKAARDRLVAAEATQKDPATPARVLLVCGSSRNDGTCPGEMSKTYRMVEWARTALATCGVQADVLDLSLVTSTYAHHIHPCKGCASTAMPLCHWPCSCYPNHSLNQVNDWMNEIYERWVAAHGVLIVAPTYWYQSPSPLKLMIDRLVCADGGNPDPSSTHGKKAAEAKALELAGWDYPKHLAGRAYGVVVHGDVAGIESQRRNLSDWLDWMGLVKASPQGAFDRYVGYYESYADSHRGLDEDAALQEEVRNAARAVAQAVQDLRAGRAPQPDRHLRRPRPK, from the coding sequence ATGACAGACGACAAGGCAGCACCCGAGGTGCGCACCGGCCAGGCGCCCGGCAAGCTGGCGCGCAACGAGTTCCACCTTAAATTCCAGGCAAGTTTCAGCGATCCCCGCTTCGAGCCCCTCCGCCAGGATATCGCACGGCTGGAAGAAGTCGCCTGGCAGAATTACCAGGACAGCCGTAAGGCGCCGGTCACGCAGAAGGCCGGTCCCGGCTGCGCCGATCCGGACTACGACCTGTCGGTCGAATGGAAGGCGGCGCGCGACCGGCTGGTGGCAGCCGAAGCCACCCAGAAGGATCCGGCCACGCCGGCGCGGGTGCTGCTGGTGTGCGGCTCGTCGCGCAACGACGGCACCTGTCCCGGCGAGATGTCGAAGACCTACCGCATGGTCGAGTGGGCCCGCACGGCCCTGGCTACCTGCGGCGTCCAGGCCGACGTGCTGGACCTGAGCCTGGTCACGTCGACGTACGCCCACCATATCCATCCGTGCAAGGGCTGCGCGTCGACGGCGATGCCGCTGTGCCACTGGCCGTGCAGCTGCTACCCCAACCACAGCCTGAACCAGGTCAACGACTGGATGAACGAGATCTACGAGCGCTGGGTGGCCGCGCACGGCGTGCTGATCGTGGCGCCGACCTACTGGTACCAGTCGCCCTCCCCGCTGAAACTGATGATCGACCGGCTGGTCTGCGCCGATGGCGGCAATCCCGACCCGTCCAGCACGCACGGCAAGAAGGCCGCCGAGGCCAAGGCGCTGGAGCTGGCCGGCTGGGACTACCCGAAGCACCTGGCCGGGCGCGCTTACGGCGTGGTGGTGCACGGCGACGTGGCCGGCATCGAGAGCCAGCGCCGCAACCTGTCGGACTGGCTGGACTGGATGGGGCTCGTCAAGGCCAGCCCGCAGGGTGCGTTCGACCGTTACGTCGGCTATTACGAATCGTATGCCGACAGCCACCGGGGGCTCGACGAGGATGCGGCGCTGCAGGAGGAGGTGCGCAATGCCGCGCGCGCCGTCGCTCAGGCCGTGCAGGACCTGCGCGCCGGCAGGGCGCCGCAGCCCGACCGGCACCTGCGCCGGCCCCGGCCGAAATAG
- a CDS encoding HEAT repeat domain-containing protein, with amino-acid sequence MQAQAALRQHGPDHLATLAEPLRALFGRPGMLEELVNCYLRRVLDGTMHGGDASVQVDMLLLCHAPVLSLRVIKDRADVASLAVRPWRDTLVNYPANTLILVRGGAPVTVDWYCLQPGATFDVFDASLAIRYESTERYADGSLIQVDARRRFPVLPEGRGVTWIALASAPVNAQIVSFERDTLRPLGASMASEDHSVLCVLLDLLEPHAPDYPLAAVLALTAHPDHHVRWAAVTALGRHDGAAALGVVRALAAGDSHRFVRTAARRTLERLAAAEATPC; translated from the coding sequence ATGCAGGCGCAAGCCGCGCTGCGGCAGCATGGGCCCGACCACCTGGCGACCCTGGCCGAACCGCTGCGGGCGCTGTTCGGCCGTCCCGGCATGCTGGAAGAGCTGGTCAATTGTTACTTGCGGCGCGTGCTGGATGGGACCATGCATGGCGGCGATGCCAGCGTCCAGGTCGACATGTTGCTGCTGTGCCATGCGCCGGTCCTGTCGCTGCGGGTCATCAAGGACCGTGCCGACGTGGCCTCCCTGGCGGTGCGGCCGTGGCGCGATACGCTGGTGAACTATCCGGCCAACACCCTGATCCTGGTGCGCGGCGGCGCCCCGGTCACGGTCGACTGGTACTGCCTGCAGCCTGGTGCCACGTTCGACGTGTTCGACGCCAGCCTGGCGATCCGCTACGAGAGCACGGAACGCTATGCCGACGGCAGCCTGATCCAGGTCGATGCGCGCCGCCGCTTCCCGGTCCTGCCGGAGGGGCGGGGCGTGACGTGGATCGCCCTGGCCAGCGCGCCGGTCAACGCGCAGATCGTGTCGTTCGAACGCGATACCTTGCGCCCGCTCGGCGCCAGCATGGCGTCGGAAGATCACTCGGTGCTGTGCGTGCTGCTGGACCTGCTCGAGCCGCACGCCCCCGACTATCCGCTGGCCGCCGTGCTGGCGCTGACGGCGCACCCGGACCATCACGTACGCTGGGCCGCGGTGACCGCCCTGGGCCGGCATGACGGTGCCGCCGCGCTGGGCGTGGTACGTGCGCTGGCCGCCGGCGACAGCCACCGCTTCGTGCGCACGGCGGCCCGGCGCACGCTGGAGCGGCTGGCCGCGGCGGAGGCCACGCCATGCTGA
- a CDS encoding iron-containing redox enzyme family protein, whose product MQTTAFAQRPAASAPTPGLDAAKPVYDRLALMEDRQLAANYLEARLAEATALPSDLPDTLDQMADWIVRHTDAVGSAYRAYLAERKAGAPRRYFATKAQALYFLKAVAPTKLVDGAWLYGVLQRWDDEDFRPLIRIYLEELGNGVPDKNHVLIYRKLLAQHGCEQWQDLPDTHFVQGAIQLALAQNAESFLPELIGYNLGYEQLPLHLLITSYELNELGIDPYYFTLHVTVDNAATGHAHTALEGLKQIVPRVGDAADFLRRVAAGFRLNDLGVGTTQAIAGFDLERETVAMLAAKATVGKNMHSDYCRVAGRTVNDWLADPAQIPLFLEKLEAQGWIRRGEPAENSRFWKLIHGERAEMFGVFSPYEQQLLQDWIATPRAGTQQAASESDAAAPRVLSHRAMLRSMESLNQGTAPRSSAPRGLIRYRFPEDEHAWESIGCELRLLEARLAATASKDEAMDLLVGLMAPDRHHTSAGLMATRVFSRLYG is encoded by the coding sequence ATGCAAACGACCGCCTTTGCCCAGCGCCCCGCCGCCAGCGCGCCTACCCCCGGCCTTGATGCCGCCAAGCCCGTGTACGACCGCCTCGCGCTGATGGAAGATCGCCAACTGGCCGCCAACTACCTGGAGGCGCGCCTGGCCGAGGCGACCGCCTTGCCGTCCGACCTGCCCGATACGCTGGACCAGATGGCCGACTGGATCGTCCGCCACACCGATGCCGTCGGCAGCGCTTACCGGGCCTACCTGGCCGAGCGCAAGGCCGGCGCGCCACGCCGCTATTTCGCCACCAAGGCGCAGGCGCTGTATTTCCTGAAGGCGGTGGCGCCCACCAAGCTCGTCGACGGCGCCTGGCTGTACGGCGTGCTGCAGCGCTGGGACGACGAGGACTTCCGCCCGCTGATCCGGATCTACCTGGAAGAACTGGGGAACGGCGTACCGGACAAGAACCACGTGCTGATCTACCGCAAGCTGCTGGCGCAGCACGGCTGCGAACAATGGCAGGACCTGCCGGACACCCATTTTGTCCAGGGCGCCATCCAGCTGGCGCTGGCGCAGAACGCCGAGAGCTTCCTGCCTGAGCTGATCGGCTACAACCTGGGTTACGAGCAGCTGCCGCTGCACCTCCTGATCACGTCCTACGAGCTCAATGAGCTGGGCATCGATCCGTACTACTTCACCCTGCACGTCACGGTGGACAACGCCGCGACGGGCCACGCGCACACGGCGCTGGAAGGCCTGAAGCAGATCGTGCCGCGCGTGGGCGACGCGGCGGACTTCCTGCGCCGCGTGGCGGCTGGCTTCCGCCTGAACGACCTGGGCGTGGGCACCACCCAGGCGATCGCCGGGTTCGACCTGGAGCGCGAAACGGTGGCGATGCTGGCCGCGAAAGCGACGGTCGGCAAGAACATGCACTCGGATTACTGCCGCGTGGCCGGCCGCACCGTCAACGACTGGCTGGCCGATCCGGCGCAGATTCCGCTGTTCCTCGAAAAACTCGAGGCGCAGGGCTGGATCCGGCGCGGCGAGCCGGCCGAGAACAGCCGTTTCTGGAAGCTGATCCACGGCGAGCGTGCCGAGATGTTCGGCGTGTTCAGCCCCTACGAACAGCAACTGCTGCAGGACTGGATCGCGACACCCCGCGCCGGCACCCAGCAGGCCGCCAGCGAATCGGACGCCGCAGCACCGCGGGTGCTGAGCCACCGCGCCATGCTGCGCAGCATGGAGTCGCTGAACCAGGGCACGGCACCGCGCAGCAGTGCGCCGCGCGGCCTGATCCGCTACCGCTTCCCCGAAGACGAGCATGCGTGGGAATCCATCGGCTGCGAGCTGCGGCTGCTGGAGGCGCGCCTGGCCGCCACGGCCAGCAAGGATGAAGCGATGGACCTGCTGGTCGGACTGATGGCACCCGACCGGCATCACACCTCCGCCGGCCTGATGGCCACGCGCGTGTTCAGCCGCCTGTACGGCTGA
- a CDS encoding N5-glutamine methyltransferase family protein: MMNATASTADQVVPCPVAATPSPAAARPDPHARALVELGRALHAAGYRFTTVTPATHSRVKARTDHVWARDLADVFGWSRPFQADAIPADVLRLMQAAGIAQPHRDGWRSTLRASTLGGQLYFHSAYPTSDADAVFFGPDTYRFGRALQRELADMQAAGRAVQRAADVGAGAGPGAAIVALACPQAEVLALDINDKAMRLARVNAELAGLANLAVRRSDLLNDVDGAFDLIVSNPPYLLDPSERAYRHGGGELGAGLSLALVEQATCRLAPGGTLLLYTGVAMRRNSDPFLRAVTPLLAGLTWTYEEIDPDVFGEELDTPAYQDTDRIAAVWLKATRPQH; this comes from the coding sequence ATGATGAATGCCACCGCCAGCACCGCCGACCAGGTCGTGCCGTGCCCGGTCGCCGCCACCCCGTCGCCTGCCGCCGCCCGCCCGGACCCGCACGCGCGCGCCCTGGTCGAGCTGGGGCGCGCGCTGCACGCCGCCGGCTACCGCTTCACGACGGTGACACCCGCCACGCACAGCCGCGTCAAGGCGCGCACCGATCACGTGTGGGCACGCGACCTGGCCGACGTGTTCGGCTGGAGCCGGCCGTTCCAGGCCGACGCCATTCCCGCCGACGTCCTGCGCCTGATGCAAGCGGCCGGCATCGCCCAGCCGCACCGTGACGGCTGGCGCTCAACCTTGCGCGCCAGCACGCTGGGCGGCCAGCTGTACTTCCACTCGGCCTATCCGACCAGCGACGCCGACGCGGTCTTCTTCGGCCCGGACACCTACCGCTTCGGCCGCGCGCTGCAGCGCGAACTGGCCGACATGCAGGCCGCTGGCCGCGCGGTGCAGCGCGCCGCGGACGTGGGCGCCGGCGCCGGCCCGGGCGCGGCCATCGTCGCGCTGGCCTGCCCGCAGGCCGAGGTGCTGGCGCTGGACATCAACGACAAGGCCATGCGCCTCGCCCGCGTCAACGCGGAACTGGCCGGGCTGGCCAACCTGGCCGTGCGCCGCAGCGACCTGCTGAACGACGTCGACGGCGCATTCGACCTGATCGTCTCGAACCCGCCATACCTGCTGGACCCGTCCGAGCGCGCCTATCGCCACGGCGGCGGCGAGCTCGGGGCCGGCCTGTCGCTGGCCCTGGTCGAGCAGGCCACGTGCAGGCTGGCGCCAGGCGGCACGCTGCTGCTGTACACGGGCGTGGCGATGCGCCGCAACAGCGACCCATTCCTGCGGGCCGTGACGCCACTGCTGGCCGGCCTGACGTGGACCTACGAGGAAATCGATCCGGACGTGTTCGGCGAGGAGCTGGACACGCCGGCCTACCAGGACACCGACCGCATCGCGGCGGTATGGCTGAAGGCCACCCGGCCGCAGCACTGA
- a CDS encoding isoaspartyl peptidase/L-asparaginase — protein sequence MQQNQTSEPMVLVHGGAGGSRDQDDGCRLAANGGMDRLRGGGTALDAAVAAVVAMEDDGRYNAGSGSVLCLDGQTIEMDASVMDSSGALGAVACIQRVKNPVLVAQAVAGTPHWLLAGEGAERFARSAGFASHHEISQRQRDKHEKLLRTLSGDTQATPGVANSAFARHWNYDTPRAFQPCDTVGAVARGADGSFAVACSTGGSAPSLLGRVGDTPIIGSGFYAGEHGAVAVTGIGEHIVRRLLAHTVYAWIAGGMPAQEAADKGVALFPAEIDVGVIALGRTDAGSASNREMPFAQVPA from the coding sequence ATGCAACAGAATCAGACCAGCGAGCCGATGGTGCTCGTACATGGCGGCGCCGGCGGCAGCCGCGACCAGGACGACGGCTGCCGGCTGGCGGCCAACGGCGGTATGGACCGCCTGCGCGGCGGCGGCACGGCGCTGGACGCCGCCGTCGCGGCCGTAGTCGCGATGGAAGACGATGGCCGCTACAACGCTGGCAGCGGCTCGGTACTGTGCCTGGACGGCCAGACCATCGAGATGGACGCATCGGTCATGGATTCCAGCGGCGCGCTGGGCGCCGTCGCCTGTATCCAGCGCGTGAAGAATCCCGTGCTGGTGGCGCAGGCGGTCGCCGGCACGCCGCACTGGCTCCTGGCGGGCGAAGGCGCCGAGCGCTTCGCCCGCAGCGCCGGCTTTGCCAGCCACCACGAGATCAGCCAGCGCCAGCGCGACAAGCATGAAAAACTGCTGCGCACGCTGTCCGGCGATACCCAGGCCACGCCGGGCGTGGCCAACAGCGCATTCGCACGGCACTGGAACTACGACACCCCGCGCGCGTTCCAGCCATGCGACACGGTCGGCGCCGTCGCGCGCGGCGCCGATGGCAGCTTCGCCGTGGCCTGCTCCACCGGCGGCTCGGCGCCATCGCTGCTGGGCCGGGTGGGCGACACGCCGATCATCGGCAGCGGCTTCTACGCCGGCGAGCATGGCGCCGTGGCCGTCACCGGCATCGGCGAGCACATCGTGCGCCGGCTGCTGGCCCATACCGTCTACGCCTGGATCGCCGGCGGCATGCCGGCCCAGGAGGCGGCCGACAAGGGCGTGGCGCTGTTCCCGGCCGAGATCGACGTGGGCGTCATCGCCCTTGGCCGCACCGATGCCGGCAGTGCCAGCAACCGCGAAATGCCGTTCGCGCAGGTGCCGGCATGA
- a CDS encoding cyanophycinase, translating into MTAALDRRLHGHLVIIGGHEDRENNKEILSRFVELCGGSKATIAVITAASKVPDEMWRRYDQVFTELGARQTVRVDLPDRATANDAELAERVRAADGIFMTGGDQKRLLAMIGGTLMDEAMHSALKQRGACIGGTSAGASAMCGHMLADGKADLLPEKGSVSLGAGLGFVQRVVIDQHFSERHRLARLLTVVAQNPYLLGIGIDEDTALVVERGVGIEVIGAGSVTVVDGRMMISNVADIPAGGTPQLIDVRLHLLPAGSSFALPEEIDHPHQLPPGATRNTPDALTDFVRNVTKRNPVS; encoded by the coding sequence ATGACGGCAGCGCTCGACCGCCGCCTGCACGGCCACCTGGTCATCATCGGTGGCCACGAGGACCGCGAGAACAACAAGGAGATCCTGAGCCGCTTCGTCGAGCTGTGCGGCGGCAGCAAGGCCACGATCGCCGTCATCACGGCCGCCAGCAAGGTGCCCGACGAGATGTGGCGCCGCTATGACCAGGTGTTCACCGAGCTGGGCGCGCGCCAGACCGTGCGCGTCGACCTGCCCGACCGCGCCACCGCCAACGACGCCGAACTGGCCGAACGGGTGCGTGCGGCGGACGGCATCTTCATGACGGGCGGCGACCAGAAGCGCCTGCTGGCCATGATCGGCGGCACGCTGATGGACGAGGCGATGCACAGCGCCCTGAAGCAGCGCGGTGCCTGCATCGGCGGCACCAGCGCCGGCGCCTCCGCGATGTGCGGCCACATGCTGGCCGATGGCAAGGCCGACCTGCTGCCCGAGAAGGGCTCGGTCAGCCTGGGCGCCGGCCTCGGTTTCGTGCAACGCGTCGTCATCGACCAGCACTTCTCCGAGCGGCACCGGCTGGCCCGGCTGCTGACGGTGGTGGCGCAGAACCCGTATTTGCTGGGCATCGGCATCGACGAGGACACGGCACTGGTGGTCGAACGCGGCGTCGGCATCGAGGTGATCGGCGCCGGCAGCGTGACCGTCGTCGACGGCCGCATGATGATTTCCAACGTGGCCGACATCCCGGCCGGCGGCACGCCGCAGCTGATCGACGTGCGCCTGCACCTGCTGCCCGCCGGCAGCAGCTTCGCCCTGCCGGAAGAGATCGACCATCCGCACCAGTTGCCGCCTGGCGCGACCCGCAATACCCCGGATGCGCTGACGGACTTCGTGCGCAATGTCACCAAGAGGAATCCCGTATCATGA
- the cphA gene encoding cyanophycin synthetase codes for MKIIEQRLLRGPNLYAARPCLLTVLDLEDLYEVSSKDLDGFTDRLLAALPSLMAHRCSPGHYGGFAERLRDGTYMGHIVEHVTLELQCLAGTPAGFGRTRRVRGQPGRYRVVCAYKDEHVVTEAFDLAVELVRALAHGGTYDMAEPLAALKRTAERHAVGTSTAAVLKAARRRHIPYFRVTEHANLFQLGWGSRQKRLQATMTGDASNIACRIASDKQLTKALLKEAGVPVPDGSVLTTAEDAQRAARRLRGPVTIKPLDANQGKGVTTRCTTPEEVAQAFEAARKHARSIIVERHIEGQDYRVLVTGDTVAAASLRRPPTVIGDGRRSVRELVAIENQNPARGKGHANVMTQIALDEHAALELRKQGMAFDSVPPIGVPVTLRGNANLSTGGTAEDVTDLLPQETRDTCVRAARKIGLDVAGIDLVCRDIARPLDSQGGAIIEVNAAPGIRMHQYPASGTPRDAGDAIIDAMYGDRDGRIPIIAITGTNGKTTTTLMAGHCVREAGFRTGVTTTEGIYLDGKRIVKGDCSGYWSARTVLTSPDVDFAVLETARGGILKRGLAFDRCDVAVVLNVSADHLGLDGVNTVEELARVKGVVASSAARCVVLNAEDRYCVRMAARLREQVEVLYFALDPDNPVLLRHLDAGGRAAYLQDGMLVLADGNRHQALLQARDMPSTLGGHARYNIANGLAAAAALMASGFSNEEIARGLASFVSDGRSNPLRSNLFDVQGVTVVVDYAHNPAAYTALAQMAHGISRGRVIGVVTAPGDRRDEDLQAVGRTCALGFDEIVIYESQNRGRAEGAAAQLMLDGAFAGGAQRDLVHSRLNGREALRHGLSLCVPGDVLIFACGSSLHEVVEALRETDPVSARRIAEQAALLPA; via the coding sequence ATGAAGATCATCGAACAGCGCCTGCTGCGCGGCCCCAATCTCTACGCCGCCAGGCCCTGCCTGCTGACGGTGCTGGACCTCGAGGACCTGTATGAAGTGTCATCGAAAGACCTGGACGGCTTTACCGACCGCCTTCTGGCCGCCCTGCCCAGCCTGATGGCGCACCGCTGCTCGCCGGGCCACTACGGCGGCTTCGCCGAGCGCCTGCGCGACGGTACCTACATGGGCCATATCGTCGAACACGTGACCCTGGAGCTGCAATGCCTGGCCGGCACGCCGGCCGGCTTCGGCCGCACCCGCCGCGTGCGCGGCCAGCCGGGCCGCTACCGGGTGGTGTGCGCCTACAAGGACGAGCACGTGGTGACCGAGGCGTTCGACCTGGCCGTGGAACTGGTGCGCGCACTGGCGCACGGCGGCACCTACGACATGGCCGAACCGCTGGCGGCGCTCAAGCGCACCGCCGAGCGCCATGCGGTGGGCACCAGCACCGCGGCCGTGCTGAAGGCGGCGCGCCGGCGCCACATCCCCTATTTCCGCGTCACCGAGCATGCCAACCTGTTCCAGCTGGGCTGGGGCAGCCGCCAGAAGCGCCTGCAGGCCACCATGACGGGCGACGCCAGCAACATCGCCTGCCGCATCGCCAGCGACAAGCAGCTGACCAAGGCGCTGTTGAAGGAAGCCGGCGTGCCGGTGCCGGACGGCAGCGTGTTGACGACGGCGGAAGACGCCCAGCGCGCCGCGCGCCGGCTGCGCGGTCCCGTCACGATCAAGCCGCTCGATGCCAACCAGGGCAAGGGCGTGACGACGCGCTGCACCACGCCCGAGGAAGTGGCGCAGGCCTTCGAGGCCGCGCGCAAGCACGCTCGCAGCATCATCGTCGAGCGCCATATCGAAGGCCAGGACTATCGCGTGCTGGTCACCGGCGACACGGTGGCGGCGGCATCGCTGCGGCGGCCGCCGACGGTGATCGGCGACGGCCGCCGCAGCGTGCGCGAACTGGTCGCCATCGAAAACCAGAACCCGGCACGCGGCAAGGGCCATGCCAACGTGATGACGCAGATCGCGCTGGACGAGCATGCCGCGCTTGAACTGCGCAAGCAGGGCATGGCGTTCGACAGCGTGCCGCCGATCGGCGTGCCCGTCACCCTGCGCGGCAACGCCAACCTGTCCACCGGCGGCACCGCCGAGGACGTGACGGACCTGCTGCCGCAGGAAACGCGCGATACCTGCGTGCGCGCGGCGCGCAAGATCGGCCTGGACGTGGCCGGCATCGACCTGGTCTGCCGCGACATCGCCCGCCCGCTCGACAGCCAGGGCGGCGCCATCATCGAGGTCAACGCGGCGCCCGGCATCCGCATGCACCAGTATCCGGCCAGCGGCACGCCGCGCGACGCCGGCGACGCCATCATCGACGCGATGTACGGCGACCGCGACGGCCGCATCCCGATCATCGCCATCACCGGCACCAACGGCAAGACCACCACCACCCTGATGGCCGGCCACTGCGTGCGCGAGGCGGGCTTCCGCACCGGCGTGACGACGACCGAAGGCATCTACCTGGACGGCAAGCGCATCGTCAAGGGCGACTGCAGCGGCTACTGGTCGGCGCGCACCGTGCTGACGTCGCCGGACGTCGATTTCGCGGTGCTGGAAACGGCGCGCGGCGGCATCCTGAAGCGCGGCCTGGCGTTCGACCGCTGCGACGTGGCCGTCGTGCTGAACGTCAGCGCCGACCACCTGGGCCTGGACGGTGTCAACACGGTGGAAGAGCTGGCGCGCGTCAAGGGCGTGGTCGCCAGTTCGGCGGCACGCTGCGTGGTGCTGAACGCGGAAGACCGTTATTGCGTGCGCATGGCCGCGCGACTGCGCGAGCAGGTCGAGGTACTGTATTTCGCGCTGGACCCGGACAATCCCGTGCTGCTGCGCCACCTGGACGCGGGCGGGCGCGCCGCCTACCTGCAGGACGGCATGCTGGTGCTGGCCGACGGCAACCGTCACCAGGCCCTGCTGCAGGCCCGCGACATGCCGTCGACCCTGGGCGGCCATGCGCGCTACAACATCGCCAACGGGCTGGCCGCGGCGGCCGCCCTGATGGCCTCCGGTTTCTCCAATGAAGAGATCGCGCGGGGCCTGGCCAGCTTCGTCTCGGACGGCCGCAGCAATCCGCTGCGCAGCAACCTGTTCGACGTGCAGGGTGTGACCGTGGTGGTCGACTACGCGCACAACCCGGCCGCCTACACGGCGCTGGCGCAGATGGCGCACGGCATCAGTCGCGGCCGCGTGATCGGCGTCGTCACCGCGCCGGGCGACCGGCGCGACGAGGACCTGCAGGCGGTCGGCCGCACCTGCGCGCTGGGCTTTGACGAGATCGTCATCTACGAATCGCAGAACCGCGGCCGGGCCGAAGGCGCGGCGGCCCAGCTCATGCTGGACGGCGCCTTTGCCGGCGGCGCCCAGCGCGACCTGGTGCACAGCCGGCTGAACGGCCGCGAAGCGCTACGGCACGGGTTGTCGTTGTGCGTGCCGGGGGACGTGCTGATCTTCGCCTGCGGCTCCTCGCTGCACGAAGTGGTGGAGGCGCTGCGCGAGACCGATCCGGTCAGCGCGCGGCGGATCGCCGAGCAGGCGGCGTTGTTGCCGGCTTGA
- a CDS encoding AraC family transcriptional regulator, protein MIGYRQAGDACIPAQLQPAQVLDYARSRDAADAALLRGTGLAPMAPLLTPEQYLRLLANTFKALDSPDTSFMLGQQLLPGHDGALSHALLQAPTLRHALTTLCAGHARLTPLLRPHLQLWDGADGGAAVVWTDSFGAPGLRAALVEMHMTALVALCRWLGGVRLPWRFTFNRAAPCHVEQHEVHLGGDLRFGCHLDAMLIDACWLDRPWPRGSALAAARALQAAEQEGMPPAGLLAVLYDYLLAHVRLGPTLEGTAAAFGVSPATLKRQLQRHGTHFQAELDQVRTHVALWLFHARRAGNEAVAQYLGFHDSANFRRSFKRWTGQAPGLLRAGW, encoded by the coding sequence ATGATCGGCTACCGCCAGGCCGGCGACGCCTGCATCCCCGCCCAGCTGCAGCCCGCGCAGGTGCTGGACTATGCGCGCAGCCGTGATGCGGCGGACGCGGCGCTGCTACGCGGTACCGGCTTGGCGCCGATGGCGCCCCTGCTGACGCCGGAACAGTACCTGCGGCTGCTGGCGAACACATTCAAGGCGCTGGACAGTCCGGACACCAGCTTCATGCTGGGCCAGCAACTGCTGCCGGGCCACGACGGCGCCCTCAGCCACGCGCTGCTGCAGGCCCCGACCCTGCGCCATGCGCTGACGACGCTGTGCGCCGGCCATGCGCGCCTGACGCCGCTGCTGCGGCCGCACTTGCAGCTGTGGGACGGCGCGGACGGCGGCGCGGCCGTGGTGTGGACGGACAGCTTCGGCGCGCCGGGCCTGCGCGCCGCGCTGGTGGAAATGCACATGACGGCGCTGGTCGCCCTGTGCCGCTGGCTGGGCGGCGTGCGGCTGCCGTGGCGCTTCACGTTCAACCGCGCGGCCCCGTGCCACGTGGAGCAGCACGAGGTGCACCTGGGCGGCGACCTGCGCTTCGGCTGCCACCTGGACGCGATGCTGATCGACGCGTGCTGGCTGGACCGGCCCTGGCCGCGCGGCAGCGCGCTGGCGGCCGCGCGGGCCCTGCAGGCGGCCGAACAAGAGGGCATGCCGCCGGCGGGCCTGCTGGCGGTGTTGTACGACTATCTGCTGGCGCACGTGCGGCTGGGCCCGACGTTGGAAGGCACGGCGGCCGCGTTCGGCGTCAGCCCGGCGACGCTGAAGCGGCAGCTGCAGCGCCACGGCACCCACTTCCAGGCCGAGCTGGACCAGGTCCGCACGCATGTCGCGCTATGGCTGTTCCATGCGCGCCGGGCCGGCAACGAGGCGGTGGCGCAGTACCTGGGCTTCCACGACAGCGCCAATTTCCGGCGCTCGTTCAAGCGCTGGACGGGGCAGGCGCCGGGCTTGTTGCGGGCGGGTTGGTGA
- a CDS encoding GGDEF domain-containing protein: MPHPHRKALLAASTALVAFPFLYAALGTAKPAATLRPMDIVGEGGTALMALVWFLIVLGSRPGGRVTRLLAGGLAAIMLGSWADCLDEFWRIDKAAWWDNCLEALVPGGMAVLTAGLCYWRQEQVRLTEHLHKRERLFREHRAFDRLTQLADAGYLREQLRRERALHPDGSCALVLLDLDGFHAINRLHGRAEGDRVLQAVSHMLLLNLRNDDLLCRYAGDRFALLMPGLDAAAAREVALHLCAMVERMRHHAGSERVALTLRFGCADTREAFGADGDGVEAVLAGLARRVDATAPA, from the coding sequence ATGCCGCATCCGCACCGCAAAGCCCTTCTCGCCGCCAGCACCGCGCTGGTGGCGTTCCCGTTCCTGTATGCCGCGCTGGGCACCGCCAAGCCGGCGGCCACGTTGCGGCCGATGGACATCGTCGGCGAGGGCGGCACCGCGTTGATGGCGCTGGTGTGGTTCCTGATCGTGCTGGGCAGCCGGCCGGGCGGACGCGTCACGCGGCTGCTGGCCGGCGGCCTGGCCGCCATCATGCTGGGCTCCTGGGCCGACTGCCTGGACGAGTTCTGGCGCATCGACAAGGCCGCGTGGTGGGACAACTGCCTGGAAGCGCTGGTGCCCGGCGGGATGGCGGTGCTGACGGCGGGCCTGTGCTACTGGCGCCAGGAACAGGTGCGGCTGACGGAGCACCTGCACAAGCGCGAACGGCTGTTCCGCGAACACCGCGCGTTCGACCGCCTGACCCAGCTGGCCGATGCCGGTTACCTGCGCGAGCAGCTGCGGCGCGAACGCGCGCTGCACCCGGACGGCAGCTGCGCCCTGGTACTGCTCGACCTGGACGGCTTCCACGCCATCAACCGGCTGCATGGCCGCGCCGAGGGCGACCGCGTGCTGCAGGCGGTCAGCCACATGCTGCTCCTGAACCTGCGCAACGACGACCTGCTGTGCCGCTATGCCGGCGACCGCTTCGCGCTGCTGATGCCGGGCCTGGACGCGGCCGCCGCGCGCGAGGTGGCGCTGCACCTGTGCGCGATGGTGGAACGCATGCGCCACCATGCCGGCAGCGAGCGGGTGGCGCTGACCTTGCGCTTCGGCTGTGCCGACACGCGCGAGGCGTTTGGCGCGGACGGCGACGGCGTCGAGGCCGTGCTGGCCGGCCTGGCGCGGCGGGTCGACGCCACGGCGCCGGCATGA